A stretch of Palaemon carinicauda isolate YSFRI2023 chromosome 36, ASM3689809v2, whole genome shotgun sequence DNA encodes these proteins:
- the LOC137628827 gene encoding LOW QUALITY PROTEIN: cuticle protein AMP2-like (The sequence of the model RefSeq protein was modified relative to this genomic sequence to represent the inferred CDS: deleted 1 base in 1 codon), translated as MKFVIAFTCLVAVAVAAPQSDRDRDATIISDDRVDNGDGSFSYAFSASNGLEMEVAGAPGSEGQSNMRGYYLLPLESGGFARVDFVADEAGFQPQSDLLPTPPPPPEHVHELLRIAEEQRAQGITFD; from the exons ATGAAGTTC GTCATCGCTTTCACCTGTCTAGTTGCCGTGGCCGTCGCTGCCCCACAGAGCGACCGGGACAGGGACGCCACCATCATCAGTGACGACAGAGTCGATAACGGAGACGGCTCCTTCAGCTACGCCTTCTCCGCCAGCAACGGTCTCGAGATGGAGGTAGCTGGAGCCCCAGGATCCGAAGGACAGAGCAACATGCGTGGATACTACCT CCTCCCCCTGGAGAGCGGCGGCTTCGCCCGCGTCGATTTCGTGGCTGACGAAGCCGGCTTCCAGCCCCAGAGCGACCTCctacccacccccccaccccct cccgaaCACGTCCACGAACTCCTTCGCATCGCTGAGGAACAGAGAGCTCAAGGAATTACCTTCGATTAA